One genomic region from Nostoc sphaeroides encodes:
- a CDS encoding RNA-guided endonuclease InsQ/TnpB family protein: MIGQDKRQRINLKVYGCQQVLINQDLDLKALLEFVCIEANSLINCGIYYSRQLYFKTGKLPSKADLHKEIGTLQKNKHYQALYSDTAQQILTGVAESFKSFVGLLKGIKNGTVAQKPKLPNYRTSGGLAVATFTGRSIKLKNGMLRFPLGSLVKTWFGVDSFYLPMPSNLDFKDIREVRILPRNRCFYAEFVYKTNTTIIELDKSKVLGIDHGIDNWLTCVSNTGTSFIVDGLHLKSINQWYNKSVANIKEGKPQGFWSNRLAAITEKRNRTMRDAVNKAARIVINHCIDNKIGTVVFGWNEGQKDGADMGKKNNQKFVQIPTAKLKRRIAQLCEQYGIVFVETEESYTSKSSFIDNDFLPKFGEKPEGWKSSGLRITRGQFQTSTGIKINADCHGAVNIIKKVAAIFKFDLSRVSRGCLSQPKKVRLWTLQKSPSLQRGEA, encoded by the coding sequence TTGATAGGTCAAGACAAACGACAAAGGATTAATTTAAAGGTGTACGGATGTCAGCAAGTTTTAATTAACCAAGACTTGGATTTAAAAGCCTTGCTTGAATTTGTTTGCATAGAAGCGAATAGCTTAATAAACTGTGGAATTTATTACAGTCGTCAACTTTATTTCAAAACTGGCAAGTTACCAAGTAAAGCTGATTTGCACAAAGAGATAGGAACTCTTCAAAAGAACAAACATTATCAAGCTTTGTATTCAGATACAGCACAACAGATATTAACAGGCGTTGCTGAATCTTTTAAGTCTTTTGTTGGGTTATTGAAAGGCATAAAAAACGGTACAGTAGCTCAAAAGCCAAAATTGCCAAATTATAGAACATCTGGTGGTTTAGCAGTTGCTACTTTTACTGGACGATCCATAAAACTAAAAAATGGGATGCTGAGATTTCCTTTAGGAAGTTTGGTAAAAACTTGGTTTGGTGTTGATTCTTTTTATCTACCAATGCCGTCAAATTTAGATTTCAAGGATATCAGGGAGGTTAGAATACTACCAAGAAACAGATGCTTTTATGCTGAGTTTGTCTATAAAACAAACACAACAATTATTGAACTTGATAAGTCTAAAGTACTTGGAATTGACCACGGTATCGATAACTGGTTGACTTGTGTATCGAATACTGGAACATCCTTTATCGTTGATGGATTACATCTCAAAAGCATTAATCAGTGGTACAACAAATCAGTTGCTAACATAAAAGAAGGAAAACCACAGGGTTTTTGGTCAAACCGACTTGCGGCAATTACAGAAAAACGTAATCGGACAATGCGAGATGCTGTTAATAAAGCTGCAAGAATCGTAATCAACCATTGCATAGACAATAAAATCGGTACTGTTGTCTTTGGATGGAATGAGGGGCAAAAAGACGGTGCTGATATGGGTAAAAAGAACAATCAAAAGTTTGTTCAAATACCAACAGCTAAACTCAAAAGACGCATAGCTCAATTATGCGAACAATACGGTATTGTTTTTGTTGAAACAGAAGAGAGTTATACCTCCAAGAGTTCGTTCATCGATAATGATTTTCTGCCTAAATTTGGTGAAAAACCCGAAGGGTGGAAAAGCAGCGGTCTTCGGATTACTAGAGGTCAATTTCAAACCTCAACTGGAATCAAAATAAATGCGGACTGCCACGGTGCGGTTAACATAATCAAGAAAGTAGCTGCGATATTTAAGTTTGACTTAAGTAGAGTAAGTAGAGGTTGTTTAAGTCAGCCTAAGAAAGTTCGATTATGGACTCTTCAGAAATCCCCGTCGCTTCAGCGCGGGGAAGCTTAA
- the tnpA gene encoding IS200/IS605 family transposase: MKTTLEYRNGNHSKGNAVVHLVWIPKRRKKVLTGEIAKRLRQIINELALEKDWDVLALEVAPDHVHLFVEHQPDIAINQIVKAFKGRSSYILRKEFPQLLKLPSLWTNSYFYSTAGQVSADVIKRYIEDPHHG, encoded by the coding sequence ATGAAAACTACTTTGGAGTACAGAAATGGTAATCACTCAAAGGGGAATGCAGTAGTTCATTTAGTATGGATTCCTAAGCGCAGAAAAAAGGTTTTGACCGGAGAGATAGCTAAACGCCTTCGACAAATAATTAATGAGCTAGCCCTGGAAAAAGACTGGGATGTTTTAGCGTTAGAAGTCGCTCCTGATCATGTACATTTATTTGTAGAACATCAACCAGATATTGCTATTAACCAGATAGTAAAAGCCTTTAAAGGACGCTCATCTTATATATTGCGTAAAGAGTTTCCACAATTATTGAAATTGCCTAGCCTATGGACTAACAGCTATTTTTACTCTACTGCGGGGCAAGTTTCAGCAGATGTAATTAAGAGGTATATTGAAGATCCACATCACGGATAA
- a CDS encoding DUF29 domain-containing protein produces the protein MTTEILKSVEPTLYEEDYYLWVETTFKQLENKDIENLDWQHLAEEIEALGIEQRRKVESYLKQLLIHLLLYRYWETQKQDCQRGWQIEITNFRDELEFYFRSKTLYNYSINCLDAVYIKARRQAIQKTALQPGIFPEKCPFTPEEIFNNEYFPE, from the coding sequence ATGACAACAGAAATATTAAAATCTGTTGAACCTACCCTTTACGAAGAAGACTATTATTTGTGGGTAGAAACAACATTTAAACAATTAGAAAATAAAGATATTGAAAATCTGGACTGGCAACATTTAGCAGAAGAAATTGAAGCTTTGGGAATTGAACAAAGACGAAAAGTAGAAAGTTACTTGAAACAATTATTAATTCATCTTTTGCTTTATCGTTATTGGGAAACTCAAAAACAAGATTGTCAACGAGGCTGGCAAATAGAAATAACTAATTTTCGTGATGAACTAGAATTTTATTTTCGTTCCAAAACACTTTATAACTATTCTATTAACTGCTTAGATGCAGTTTATATTAAAGCCAGAAGACAAGCAATTCAAAAAACAGCTTTACAGCCGGGAATTTTTCCAGAAAAATGCCCTTTTACTCCTGAAGAAATTTTCAATAATGAGTACTTTCCAGAGTAA
- a CDS encoding glycoside hydrolase family protein produces MYLLQWYIGDLRSPSDPIFAVQQPPLVMKQGDPYIRALMRTISASEASGNRPYSLLYGGQQVNDLSRHPEICVTIVTGPNTGNCSTAAGRYQIINITWYRLAPRYHPNPMQMMFWTAYSFEAEYQDVVVYRWLNDSKVWGTDISQLLRQGKLNDVLRRLSPTWTSLGYGIETNSVSSSLPKVYQKMLQEELAAANQPTAPMTPSPTPSSKAVKKLPRKQ; encoded by the coding sequence GTGTATTTGTTGCAATGGTATATTGGAGACTTGCGATCGCCTTCTGATCCCATCTTTGCAGTTCAACAGCCGCCTCTAGTGATGAAACAGGGCGACCCCTATATCCGCGCTTTAATGCGAACCATCTCGGCAAGTGAGGCGAGTGGTAATCGTCCCTATTCGCTGTTGTATGGTGGGCAACAAGTCAACGACCTTAGCCGACATCCTGAGATATGCGTCACAATTGTCACAGGCCCCAACACAGGTAATTGTTCTACTGCTGCTGGCAGGTATCAAATTATCAACATTACTTGGTATCGTTTAGCCCCCCGTTATCATCCAAATCCAATGCAGATGATGTTTTGGACTGCTTATAGTTTTGAAGCAGAATATCAAGATGTAGTAGTTTACCGTTGGTTAAATGATTCTAAAGTTTGGGGAACTGATATTTCTCAACTGTTGCGTCAGGGAAAGTTAAATGATGTTTTGCGGCGGCTCTCTCCCACCTGGACAAGTCTAGGATATGGTATAGAAACTAATTCTGTTAGTAGCTCTCTGCCTAAAGTTTATCAGAAAATGTTGCAAGAGGAATTGGCCGCAGCTAATCAACCAACAGCCCCGATGACACCATCGCCAACTCCTTCTAGCAAGGCAGTAAAGAAGTTGCCAAGGAAGCAGTGA
- the menH gene encoding 2-succinyl-6-hydroxy-2,4-cyclohexadiene-1-carboxylate synthase, whose product MSRKNYQFSYSLIGNPDKPPILFLHGFMGNIDEFDEAIKLLSDEFYYLTLDLPGHGKTQVLGGDEYYTMANTAHALINLLDELKMAKCFLIGYSMGGRLALYLTLHFPERFHKVLLESASPGLPTEAERLERIKMDTQIGRKLTRSIEKSDLKAFLSNWYNQPIFGYIKNHPEYDRMIKSRLQNNPHELDKSLRFMGTGCQPSLWQKLQENNIPLLLLVGEYDKKFISINNQMDQICEFAQLKIISNAGHNIHLENTFAFVENIKDFFYAAS is encoded by the coding sequence ATGAGCAGAAAAAATTATCAATTTTCCTATTCTTTAATTGGCAACCCAGACAAACCACCGATTCTTTTTCTGCACGGCTTCATGGGTAACATAGATGAATTTGATGAAGCCATAAAATTACTATCTGATGAATTTTATTATTTAACACTTGACCTTCCTGGACATGGCAAAACTCAAGTTTTGGGTGGGGACGAGTACTACACAATGGCAAACACTGCTCATGCTTTAATCAATTTACTGGATGAGTTAAAAATGGCTAAATGCTTTTTAATTGGTTATTCAATGGGTGGGAGATTGGCTTTATACCTCACCTTGCATTTTCCCGAACGTTTTCATAAAGTTTTACTAGAGTCAGCTTCCCCAGGTTTGCCAACAGAAGCAGAACGATTAGAACGCATTAAAATGGATACGCAAATAGGCAGAAAATTAACAAGAAGCATTGAAAAAAGTGATTTGAAAGCTTTTTTATCAAATTGGTACAATCAACCGATTTTTGGTTATATAAAAAATCATCCAGAATACGATCGCATGATAAAAAGTCGGTTGCAGAATAATCCACACGAATTAGATAAATCATTGCGCTTCATGGGAACTGGATGCCAACCTTCTTTGTGGCAAAAGTTACAAGAGAATAATATTCCTCTACTCTTACTAGTGGGTGAATATGATAAAAAGTTTATATCTATTAATAACCAAATGGATCAAATATGTGAATTTGCTCAACTAAAAATAATTAGTAATGCTGGACATAATATTCACCTTGAAAATACCTTTGCATTTGTGGAAAACATCAAAGATTTTTTCTATGCAGCAAGTTAA
- a CDS encoding metal-sensing transcriptional repressor: protein MNGSNRLDKESLPIPQQAEHSHHHDTDHEHTDHTHEAGESAHPHVHSEESLRRIANRLSRIEGHVRGIKTMVQQNSPCPDVLLQIAAVRGALDKVARIVLDEHLTECIARAAQEGNIDVEIKQLKAALDRFLP, encoded by the coding sequence ATGAATGGATCAAACCGATTAGACAAGGAATCCTTGCCAATACCCCAACAAGCAGAACATTCCCACCATCACGATACAGACCACGAGCATACAGATCATACTCATGAGGCTGGAGAGTCTGCTCATCCTCACGTCCATAGCGAAGAGTCATTACGGCGAATTGCCAATCGATTATCGCGGATAGAAGGACATGTTCGTGGTATTAAAACAATGGTGCAGCAAAATAGCCCTTGTCCTGATGTTCTGCTGCAAATTGCCGCAGTGCGAGGCGCATTAGATAAGGTAGCGCGAATTGTTTTGGATGAACATTTAACTGAGTGTATTGCTAGAGCTGCACAAGAGGGTAATATTGACGTTGAAATTAAACAGTTAAAAGCTGCTTTAGATAGATTTTTACCTTAA
- the lptC gene encoding LPS export ABC transporter periplasmic protein LptC, whose translation MAYQFHQRGRQGERKIKNFSSTPPFLLLPLIFFLIFGLVSCGGKSPTASQQDTAASSNQDSNLTFFDVTLEQADEVGRPIWKVRAKQAKYTKEKQIGQAESPYGELYQDGKVVYQIKADVADIEQDGKQLFLKGRIFATDPSNGIVLQGNELEWRPKEDLLIVRNQINGSHKQLQAVAQEARVKTREQRMEFSGGVIANSIDPQLQVRTEHLIWNIKEEKLIGDRPLQIDRYKDNKISDRGKGNSAEVNLKTKIATIQKNAQLDLLDPPVQITSNSMTWNMNAETVTTNSPVRMFQRAENLTVTANQGEMKIPQKTVYLTGNVNAIGQRRQSLKSNTLTWYLDNKLVEAQGNVVYRQVDPPLNFTGETAVGNLQTENIVVKGGTSSGRVVTEIIPQERANRQQ comes from the coding sequence ATGGCGTATCAATTTCATCAAAGGGGGAGACAGGGCGAGAGAAAAATTAAAAATTTCTCCTCTACTCCTCCCTTTCTTCTTTTACCTTTAATTTTTTTCTTGATATTTGGTTTAGTCAGCTGTGGGGGTAAATCTCCCACAGCTTCTCAACAAGATACTGCGGCTTCATCTAACCAAGATAGCAATTTGACTTTCTTTGATGTCACCTTAGAACAAGCAGATGAAGTAGGACGACCGATTTGGAAAGTCAGGGCGAAACAAGCAAAATACACCAAAGAAAAACAAATTGGTCAAGCTGAAAGTCCTTATGGTGAACTATATCAAGATGGCAAAGTAGTTTATCAAATCAAGGCTGATGTCGCAGATATTGAACAAGATGGAAAGCAGTTATTTCTGAAAGGTAGAATATTTGCTACAGATCCCAGTAATGGCATTGTATTGCAAGGTAATGAATTAGAATGGCGACCCAAAGAAGATTTGTTGATTGTCCGCAACCAGATTAACGGTAGTCATAAACAACTACAAGCTGTGGCGCAGGAAGCACGAGTTAAAACCCGCGAACAGCGCATGGAATTTTCTGGAGGGGTAATAGCAAATTCCATTGATCCCCAGTTACAAGTAAGAACCGAGCATTTAATTTGGAATATTAAAGAAGAAAAACTGATTGGCGATCGCCCTTTACAAATAGACCGTTACAAAGATAATAAAATTAGCGATCGCGGCAAAGGAAATTCTGCCGAAGTCAACTTAAAAACGAAAATTGCCACTATTCAAAAAAATGCTCAATTAGATTTACTAGACCCACCAGTGCAAATAACTAGTAACTCTATGACTTGGAATATGAACGCAGAAACTGTTACTACAAATTCCCCAGTGAGGATGTTCCAGCGTGCCGAAAATCTTACCGTCACCGCCAATCAAGGTGAAATGAAAATACCGCAAAAAACGGTTTATTTAACAGGTAACGTCAACGCCATTGGTCAGCGTCGCCAGTCTTTGAAATCTAATACATTAACTTGGTATTTAGACAATAAGTTAGTTGAAGCTCAGGGAAATGTAGTTTATCGACAAGTTGACCCACCGTTAAATTTTACAGGTGAAACAGCCGTTGGTAATCTGCAAACAGAAAATATTGTTGTTAAAGGCGGCACTTCTAGCGGTAGGGTAGTAACAGAAATCATTCCCCAAGAAAGAGCCAATCGTCAGCAGTAG
- a CDS encoding NYN domain-containing protein: MLNNFETDSIFTPEQVLENRGRVAIFIDGSNLFYAALQLGIEIDYTKLLCRLTGGSRLLRSFFYTGVDRTNEKQQGFLLWMRRNGYRVIAKDLVQLPDGSKKANLDVEIAVDMMALVDSYDTAVLVSGDGDLAYAVNSVSYRGVRVEVVSLRSMTSDSLINVSDRYIDLEAIKEDIQKTPRQSYPYRPLSGIGFLEDTRTSDGHLEIQE, encoded by the coding sequence ATGTTGAATAATTTTGAAACCGATTCAATCTTTACGCCAGAACAGGTTTTGGAGAATCGGGGTAGGGTGGCCATATTTATTGATGGCTCAAATCTATTTTACGCTGCACTGCAACTAGGGATTGAAATCGATTACACGAAGTTGCTGTGCCGATTAACTGGAGGTTCTAGACTACTACGGTCTTTTTTCTACACTGGTGTAGACCGGACAAACGAGAAGCAACAGGGGTTTCTGCTGTGGATGCGTCGCAATGGCTATCGAGTCATTGCTAAGGATCTAGTTCAGCTACCAGATGGCTCTAAAAAAGCTAACCTAGATGTAGAAATAGCAGTCGATATGATGGCACTAGTAGATTCTTATGATACCGCAGTTTTAGTTAGCGGTGATGGGGATTTGGCTTATGCGGTAAATTCAGTCAGCTATCGCGGCGTGCGGGTAGAAGTGGTGAGCTTGCGTTCGATGACCAGCGACAGCTTAATTAATGTAAGCGATCGCTACATCGATTTAGAAGCCATCAAAGAAGATATTCAAAAAACCCCTCGCCAAAGCTATCCATACCGCCCGTTATCTGGTATCGGTTTTTTGGAAGACACCAGAACTAGTGATGGACATCTAGAAATCCAAGAATAA
- the metG gene encoding methionine--tRNA ligase, protein MNLVNKTKKTFALTTPLYYVNDVPHIGSAYTTIAADVVARFHRLLGHQVLLITGTDEHGQKIQRSAETLGKAPQEFCDEIVPSFVNLWQILDIQYDRFSRTTAPRHEAIVKEFFDRVWKSGDIYQGQQKGWYCVSCEEFKEERDLLEGHRCAIHTNKEVEWRDEQNYFFRLSKYQTKLTEFYQFKPDFIQPESRRNEVLSFVNQGLQDFSISRVNLDWGFPVPVDPKQTLYVWFDALLAYVTALLEPDAEPTLANALETWWPINLHLIGKDILRFHAVYWPAMLLSANLPLPERVFGHGFLTKDGQKMGKSLGNTLDPIALVQRYGSDAVRYYFLKEIEFGKDGDFNEVRFINVLNADLANDLGNLLNRTLNMVKKYCAQNNVPSIGNEGISDENPLKAIGLRLGEQVKQAYQDLAFSEACKAILSLAQASNKFIDEQAPWSLYKQGQQESVEKVLYAVLESVRLAAYLLSPIIPNISSDIYQQLGFGINFNDQIQSSITAPFATHATWGILSSKQQLGTAQPIFKRIEPPKND, encoded by the coding sequence ATGAATCTAGTGAATAAAACAAAAAAAACATTTGCACTAACAACACCGCTATATTATGTAAACGATGTGCCCCATATAGGCAGTGCTTATACGACGATCGCAGCAGATGTAGTAGCGCGATTTCATAGGCTATTGGGGCATCAGGTATTACTAATTACAGGTACAGATGAACATGGGCAAAAAATTCAGCGATCGGCAGAAACTTTAGGCAAAGCACCACAAGAGTTTTGCGATGAAATTGTCCCTAGCTTCGTTAATTTGTGGCAAATACTGGATATTCAATACGATCGCTTTAGTCGGACTACCGCACCTCGTCATGAAGCGATCGTCAAAGAATTCTTCGATCGAGTCTGGAAATCTGGTGATATCTACCAGGGACAACAAAAAGGCTGGTACTGCGTATCCTGCGAAGAATTCAAAGAAGAACGGGATCTGCTAGAAGGACACCGTTGCGCGATTCATACTAACAAAGAAGTCGAGTGGCGAGACGAGCAAAACTATTTTTTCCGCTTATCTAAATATCAAACTAAGCTGACAGAATTTTATCAATTTAAACCCGATTTTATTCAACCAGAAAGTCGGCGTAACGAAGTCCTCAGCTTTGTCAATCAAGGACTGCAAGACTTCTCCATTTCGCGGGTAAATCTAGATTGGGGTTTTCCCGTACCAGTTGATCCCAAGCAAACCCTTTATGTGTGGTTTGATGCGCTGCTAGCTTATGTCACAGCATTACTAGAACCAGATGCAGAACCGACTTTAGCAAATGCTTTAGAAACATGGTGGCCAATCAACCTGCACCTAATTGGTAAGGATATTCTGCGCTTCCATGCAGTTTACTGGCCAGCAATGCTGTTGTCGGCTAACTTACCCTTGCCAGAACGAGTATTTGGGCATGGCTTTTTGACTAAAGATGGTCAAAAGATGGGCAAAAGTCTGGGTAATACCCTTGATCCTATAGCGTTAGTTCAGCGTTATGGTAGTGATGCCGTTCGTTATTACTTCCTTAAGGAAATCGAATTTGGCAAGGATGGAGATTTTAATGAAGTAAGGTTCATTAATGTTCTGAATGCAGATTTGGCAAATGATTTAGGTAATTTGCTCAATCGCACCTTGAACATGGTGAAGAAATACTGCGCCCAGAATAATGTACCTTCAATCGGCAATGAAGGAATTTCTGACGAAAATCCTTTGAAAGCAATTGGTTTACGTCTAGGGGAACAGGTAAAACAAGCATACCAGGATCTAGCTTTCAGTGAAGCCTGCAAGGCAATCCTTTCACTGGCGCAAGCCAGTAATAAGTTTATTGATGAACAAGCTCCTTGGTCATTATATAAACAGGGACAGCAGGAGTCGGTGGAAAAAGTTCTGTACGCAGTTCTAGAATCGGTTAGACTAGCAGCTTATCTGCTTTCCCCAATTATTCCGAACATCAGTAGCGATATTTATCAGCAACTGGGCTTTGGAATAAACTTTAACGATCAAATACAAAGTTCAATTACCGCTCCTTTTGCCACCCATGCGACATGGGGGATACTATCTAGTAAACAACAGTTGGGTACAGCCCAACCGATTTTTAAGCGAATAGAACCCCCGAAGAACGATTAA
- a CDS encoding lysophospholipid acyltransferase family protein, which yields MSRNSPLEISRALVAALSTQMFCYYQDRIPQDASVLVVSNHRSFMDALILMAALSSPIRFACHHYMGQVPVMREIVTGQLGCFPLEETQNRLQSFFSQSQVLLQSKQMVGVFPEGTQPMVKFTVPNQMGEFQRGFAHLALRADVQDLAILPIAIASLEEVNTNGFPLRLLSLFDPSEPLFNQAGWHPLVFYRRVAVLIGRPYWITPQHHQKYHGKQARTVVAELTEHCHSEISNLLRQGCY from the coding sequence ATGAGTCGAAATAGCCCCCTAGAGATTTCTCGCGCTTTGGTGGCGGCGCTTTCAACCCAAATGTTTTGTTATTACCAGGATCGCATTCCCCAAGATGCCAGCGTTTTGGTAGTCAGCAATCACCGCAGCTTTATGGATGCACTAATTTTAATGGCGGCGTTATCGAGTCCGATTCGCTTTGCTTGCCATCACTACATGGGACAAGTGCCAGTAATGCGGGAGATTGTCACCGGACAATTGGGGTGTTTTCCTTTGGAGGAAACTCAAAACCGTCTGCAAAGCTTTTTTTCGCAATCACAGGTGTTATTGCAGTCCAAGCAGATGGTGGGAGTCTTTCCAGAAGGAACTCAACCAATGGTGAAATTTACTGTGCCAAACCAAATGGGTGAATTTCAGCGCGGATTTGCCCATTTGGCATTGCGGGCTGATGTGCAGGATTTAGCAATTTTGCCGATCGCGATCGCCTCCTTAGAAGAAGTAAATACGAATGGCTTCCCCTTAAGGCTTTTGAGTCTATTTGACCCTTCAGAACCTTTATTTAATCAAGCTGGTTGGCATCCTCTGGTATTTTATCGTCGGGTTGCAGTGTTAATCGGTCGCCCTTATTGGATTACGCCCCAACATCATCAAAAATATCATGGTAAACAAGCCAGAACTGTTGTGGCTGAACTGACAGAACACTGTCATAGTGAAATTAGCAATTTACTGCGTCAAGGTTGTTATTAG
- a CDS encoding alpha/beta fold hydrolase has product MTIREVELNPCFLTPKRVKPEYPLLVYLPGMDGTGQLLRSQTVGLETGFDVRCLAIPRKDLNTWDVLAKSVLDLIYAELEKSPQRPVYLCGESFGGCLAMKVAIQTPHLFKRIILINPASSFRLRPWLHWASQLTYLVPSELYDVGALGLLPFLASLPRISRSDRHELLKTMRSVPSETVLWRLSLLREFDIDNKQLGRLTQPVLLIAGGSDRLLPSVTEVKRIGNILPNTKIVVLPHCGHACLLEEDINLYEILKDNDFLESNTDIGTGLEVRG; this is encoded by the coding sequence ATGACTATAAGAGAAGTTGAGCTAAACCCTTGTTTCCTGACTCCTAAACGAGTAAAGCCAGAGTATCCCTTGTTGGTATATTTGCCAGGAATGGATGGAACTGGTCAACTATTGCGATCGCAAACGGTTGGATTAGAAACAGGCTTTGATGTCCGTTGTTTGGCGATCCCACGCAAAGACCTTAACACTTGGGATGTGCTAGCGAAAAGTGTATTGGACTTAATTTACGCCGAATTAGAAAAAAGCCCTCAGAGGCCAGTTTACCTGTGTGGTGAGTCCTTTGGTGGTTGCTTGGCAATGAAAGTAGCGATCCAAACACCGCATTTATTTAAGCGAATTATCTTAATTAACCCAGCTTCGTCCTTTCGTCTTCGCCCTTGGTTACATTGGGCATCTCAACTTACTTACTTAGTGCCATCAGAGTTGTATGATGTTGGCGCACTGGGATTGTTGCCGTTTCTAGCATCTTTGCCACGCATTTCTCGGAGCGATCGCCATGAACTGCTAAAAACTATGCGTTCTGTTCCGTCAGAAACCGTTCTTTGGCGGTTGTCTTTACTGCGAGAATTTGATATTGATAACAAGCAGTTAGGTCGCTTAACTCAACCAGTTTTGCTGATTGCTGGTGGTAGCGATCGCCTTTTACCTTCTGTAACTGAAGTGAAGCGGATAGGGAATATCTTACCAAATACCAAAATTGTGGTATTGCCCCATTGTGGACACGCTTGCTTACTAGAGGAAGATATTAATCTCTATGAAATTCTTAAGGATAACGACTTTTTAGAAAGTAATACTGATATAGGTACGGGGTTAGAGGTGAGAGGATAG